One window of Athalia rosae chromosome 2, iyAthRosa1.1, whole genome shotgun sequence genomic DNA carries:
- the LOC105691987 gene encoding somatomedin-B and thrombospondin type-1 domain-containing protein-like → MKNVTLKTIFFPVLLTAIQFVQLIYAGSCKEAKLCCSGRDSACVVQKTSPNAIIEGPQDKPCYCDHACLKLGDCCNDFKDSCGVVDCAVSEWSQWSVCDSKCGPGSQTRSRIIVNADKNGGKHCPQLEESRGCQSSDDCHRRNYSAALKEVALLLPKNLDGLPERSDENTVSESYCVVFKVIRATKACCKDPSLAKLNAGSQVCVRCQARALRRVLDWRCQGDGESDGDRWSILSSAHCHGKWIRTLKTGPKCDAAECQPQALFLFV, encoded by the exons atgaagaaTGTAACTTTGAAGACCATTTTTTTCCCAGTTCTTCTAACGGCCATTCAATTCGTCCAATTAATTTACGCCGGTAGTTGCAAGGAGGCGAAACTTTGCTGTTCGGGGAGGGACTCGGCGTGCGTCGTCCAGAAAACTTCACCCAACGCCATAATTGAAGGACCCCAAGATAAGCCGTGTTACTGCGATCACGCTTGCTTGAAATTGGGCGACTGCTGTAACGACTTCAAGGATAGCTGCGGag TCGTTGACTGTGCGGTCTCGGAGTGGAGTCAGTGGTCGGTTTGCGACAGCAAATGCGGACCAGGTAGCCAAACCAGATCAAGAATCATCGTGAACGCCgataaaaatggaggaaaacaCTGTCCCCAGTTGGAAGAAAGCAGAGGTTGTCAGAGCAGCGACGATTGTCATCGACGGAATTACAGCGCTGCTCTGAAAG AAGTCGCTTTGCTGTTGCCGAAAAATTTGGACGGACTGCCGGAGCGGAGCGACGAAAACACCGTTTCCGAGAG ctactGCGTCGTTTTCAAGGTCATAAGAGCTACCAAAGCATGTTGCAAGGATCCTTCTTTGGCGAAACTGAACGCGG GTTCTCAAGTCTGCGTGCGTTGTCAGGCTCGTGCCTTACGCCGTGTTCTGGATTGGCGATGTCAGGGCGACGGGGAATCGGACGGTGACAGGTGGAGCATTTTGTCATCGGCGCATTGTCACGGCAAGTGGATCCGCACCTTGAAAACCGGTCCGAAATGCGACGCCGCGGAGTGCCAACCCCAAGCCCTATTCCTTTTTGTTTGA